From the Streptomyces nodosus genome, the window CCGGGTCGGCCTTCTTGCCGGCGCCGGAGGGGGCGTTGTAGGAGATGTCGTCCGCGGCGTCGTAAGGCTTCTGCGCGAGCGGGTTCCCGCCGGACCCGCAGGCGACGAGGCCCGTGCCGAGGGCTATCACCAGCAGGGCGCAGCGGAGAACCGTGCGATGTCGCGGGCGCGTGTCGGACGCATCGGCGCCCCGGGGGAACACTGTCTCGTTCATGCCCTCACGCTATGGACGTCCGTCGTCCGCGGCGCGCCGAGTGATCCGTGCGAGGGACGGAGGTCGTGGCAAAAGAGGGAGCCCGGACCCTCCTGACGGAGTGTCCGGGCTCTCTTGCGCTCGGCGCGTGCTACTGGGTGCGGTTCTCGCCGCGGTAGTACTCGAAGACCCAGCCCCACAGACCCACCAGGAGGATGGGGAGGGAGAAGTACAGCAGCCACCAGCCGACCGCGATACCCAGGAAGGCGAACGCTCCACCGATGCCGAGGGCGAGCGGCTGCCAGCTGTGCGGGCTGAAGAAGCCCAGCTCACCGGCGTCGTCCGCGACGTCGGCCTCCTTGTTGTCCTGGGCGCCCGTGTCGACCCGCCGGGCCGTGAAGGCCAGGTAGTAGCCGATCATGATGCTCAGGCCGAAGGCCAGGAAGAGCGCGGTGGTACCGGCCGGCTCCTTGGACCAGACGCCGTAGACGACGGCCATGACCAGCAGGAAGACGGCCAGCCAGAGGAACATCTTGCCCTGGATCTTCACTTGCCGGCCTCCTTGCCACCGGTGACGGCCTTGCTGCCCGCACCCGCGTACTCGAGCTGCTCGAGCGCCGTGATCTCGGGGTGATGCAGGTCGAAGGCGGGGGATTCGGAACGGATCCGGGGCAGGGTGAGGAAGTTGTGCCGCGGGGGCGGGCACGAGGTGGCCCACTCCAGCGAACGGCCGTAGCCCCAGGGGTCGTCGACCTCGACCTTCTTGCCGTACTTGGCCGTCTTCCAGATGTTGTAGAGGAACGGCAGGATCGACATTCCGAGCAGGAACGAGGCGATCGTCGAGACCGTGTTCAGGACGGTGAAGCCGTCGGCCGCCAGGTAGTCGGCGTAACGACGCGGCATGCCCTCGGCACCCAGCCAGTGCTGCACCAGGAAGGTGCCGTGGAAGCCGATGAACAGCGTCCAGAAGGTGATCTTGCCCAGGCGCTCGTCGAGCATCTTGCCCGTCATCTTCGGCCACCAGAAGTGGAAGCCGGCGAACATCGCGAAGACGACCGTTCCGAAGACCACGTAGTGGAAGTGCGCCACCACGAAGTACGAGTCGGAGATGTGGAAGTCCAGCGGCGGCGAGGCCAGGATGACACCGGTCAGACCGCCGAAGGCGAAGGTGATCAGGAAGCCGGTCACCCAGAGCATCGGTGTCTCGA encodes:
- a CDS encoding cytochrome c oxidase subunit 4, whose protein sequence is MKIQGKMFLWLAVFLLVMAVVYGVWSKEPAGTTALFLAFGLSIMIGYYLAFTARRVDTGAQDNKEADVADDAGELGFFSPHSWQPLALGIGGAFAFLGIAVGWWLLYFSLPILLVGLWGWVFEYYRGENRTQ